A genomic region of Nostoc sp. UHCC 0702 contains the following coding sequences:
- a CDS encoding alpha-2-macroglobulin family protein: MIIRILIQCLLVLTLLLGISGCSFFGINSGKEQLPAVSPLTPPTLPNWIEQISPIGDAKPLNQIRIRFKEALIPVESLDSPEQQKLLQKFALWPPLPGQFRFLTPRMVGFQADKALPIATRFQVTLKAGLADLKNHHLDKDLSWTFNTESIKLTNLPGVNPIEKADAEPIDLQQKLQFTSNAELDLASVQEHLQLTPEGKNQGVHFKVELNKEEKPLENEEPLEKFDPSVRNWIYNLTPQKNLEKATPYRLVFSPGIHPAYGNLPTQKEFASKLATYSPLAFQKINFYGKPDAGGTYGRFIKGSPQLEFNNVLVADSAKENITINPAPKDIARILQVNEQDRIVGINPYALEPAKTYTITIGGNLKDKFGQTLGKPITLKYETGDLAGDIWAPSDLNIFPAGKNLQLNINTVNLPESKYKAAYRVVQPTDLVYFNYANDLLPKPSEWASFKVATHKNQSVDVTVPLGEKISAATGMLAYGVQARTNKYQDNGKELWREPTTYGLVELTNLGVFTQWFPESGLIRVNHLTDGSPVKAAAIEIYQSKLQAKSRPEPLPCATGKTDENGTKRINREELQRCNSENPSSVKSPQLLVIARENQDWAFARTEEYSGVYGYGIDAGWQDGKPESRGVIFSDRQLYQPSEKAWFTGFADYLQNGAIQQDKNTVYELTLVNPDGQKTSLGTQTTNEFGTFSLELPIKTTQRLGYYSIQAKGKNKHEISGEFRVAEFKPPNFQVELNLNKEFAYIGDQVDIQSTSNYLFGAAVEAGEAKYFITRQQANFIPKGWEEFTFGRQWLWPEEIPTISSDILQTNAQLDANGKSSQRVIVADDLPYAMTYRVDVQVADVSNLSVANSKIFTALPSNRLIGLKSNFIADAGKAFPVEVIVTDPTGKLITGQRVRLELQQIKYSSVTQLVEGSQTPKNQVEYKTVAQTEITSANSPQSVNLTPAESGSYRIRVNFSDAKSELTATDLQIWATGGNSVFWGAREKDVLEVKLDKKEFKPGETATVLIQSPYADAELYFAVIKDKPLYQQITKVEGGAPQIQFQVTPEMLPNAAVEAVLIRQGKPLNEVEVGSLDNLVKIGFTPFKVNLEDKYLKLQVKPLQPSLEPGAESTIQLELKDHQGNPTKGQFTVMVVNEAVLQLSGYRPPNLVDTVYAEQPISTRFSDNRPDVILQPQDIAKPKGWGYGGGLSTGAANTRVRTDFQALAYYNGSVLTDANGNAQITFKLPDDLTTWRVMAVATDGNLRFGNGEATFITTKPLLTNAILPQFVRLGDRLLAGLSVTNNTGNTENLSINGELSGTVKFAEKNPTATSLQTKAESATHAYRFPMVADSVGVGKVRFTTQLNNTAADAFEVPLEVKPIEITEKVVETGVTAKQVKIPLNVDKNNFPEAGGLDIQLASTLIPEIKAPAKQVLSDNDLPFTEPVASQLMIAANLEKWGLGTGDWGHFGKLSASLGTGKTSQSPVSDFNISQHANQAIEQLQKLQIADGGFAAFPGQEKSDPWVSSYAGESLIKASQAFPNLVDSAMLSRLKAYLQKVLANPGEYDFCKQQLCKRQLQLHALIALAELGDKRNTFLADIYEQRNNFDLVTQIKLARYLSQFSEWQDESQQLINKLQQNIYETGRTAVVSLPSSWGWMSSSTTAQAQALRLFIAKQSKPEVIDKLCQSLLALRRDGTWQTNYNNAQALTALVEYSQLQPTPPNFVATVQLAGKKLGENRFNGYKNPSLQLNVPINKLPRGRHDLTLQKSGNGTLHYLVAYNYRLQGNQPGRFNGLRITRQISQVNEDKTLQKTGLYALDKPLTLAPGQVFDIGLEIISDRAVDHVVIKDPLPAGFEAVDASFQTTTAALQAKADSWELGFRNVYRDRIIAYADHLEPGVYSLHYLVRSVTLGTFSWPGAEVHLQYAPEEFGRTAESTLIVQESK, from the coding sequence ATGATTATTAGAATTTTAATCCAATGTCTTCTCGTCCTGACATTACTCCTAGGAATATCAGGCTGTAGTTTTTTTGGAATCAACTCAGGTAAAGAACAACTACCAGCAGTTTCTCCACTGACACCACCAACTTTACCAAACTGGATTGAACAAATTAGTCCCATTGGAGATGCAAAACCTCTTAACCAAATCCGTATCCGCTTTAAAGAAGCTTTAATACCAGTTGAAAGTCTGGACAGCCCAGAACAGCAGAAATTATTGCAAAAATTTGCACTTTGGCCGCCCTTACCCGGTCAATTTCGCTTTTTGACACCGCGCATGGTGGGTTTTCAAGCTGACAAAGCATTACCGATTGCAACAAGATTTCAAGTTACTCTCAAAGCAGGTTTAGCAGATTTAAAAAATCATCATCTAGACAAAGATTTATCTTGGACTTTCAATACCGAATCTATCAAATTGACTAATTTACCTGGTGTCAATCCCATTGAGAAAGCTGATGCTGAACCTATTGATTTACAACAAAAGTTACAGTTTACTTCCAATGCAGAATTGGATTTAGCTTCTGTACAAGAACATTTACAGTTAACCCCAGAAGGTAAAAATCAAGGTGTACACTTCAAAGTTGAATTAAACAAAGAAGAAAAACCCTTAGAAAATGAAGAACCTTTAGAAAAGTTTGACCCTTCAGTACGCAATTGGATTTATAATCTCACTCCACAAAAAAATCTCGAAAAAGCAACCCCTTATCGTTTAGTATTTTCTCCGGGAATACACCCTGCTTATGGCAATCTGCCTACCCAAAAAGAATTTGCCAGTAAGTTAGCGACTTATTCGCCTTTAGCATTTCAGAAAATTAACTTTTATGGAAAACCAGATGCAGGTGGAACCTATGGACGATTTATTAAAGGCAGTCCCCAGTTAGAATTTAATAACGTATTAGTGGCAGATTCAGCTAAAGAAAATATTACCATTAATCCAGCACCAAAAGACATTGCGAGAATTTTGCAAGTAAATGAACAAGATAGAATTGTTGGGATAAATCCCTATGCCCTAGAACCAGCCAAGACTTATACAATTACTATCGGCGGAAATCTCAAAGATAAGTTTGGGCAGACTTTGGGGAAACCCATCACATTGAAATATGAGACTGGAGATTTAGCCGGCGATATCTGGGCACCATCAGATTTAAATATTTTCCCCGCAGGTAAAAATTTACAGCTAAATATTAATACAGTAAATTTGCCAGAATCTAAATATAAAGCAGCTTATCGAGTAGTGCAACCAACAGATTTAGTTTATTTTAACTATGCTAATGATTTATTACCGAAACCCTCTGAATGGGCAAGTTTCAAAGTAGCAACTCATAAAAATCAATCAGTTGACGTGACTGTTCCTCTGGGAGAAAAAATCAGTGCTGCTACAGGAATGTTAGCTTATGGAGTGCAAGCCCGTACTAATAAATATCAGGACAATGGTAAGGAACTCTGGCGAGAACCTACAACTTATGGCTTGGTGGAATTGACGAATTTGGGCGTATTTACTCAGTGGTTTCCTGAGTCAGGCTTAATTCGCGTCAATCATCTTACAGATGGTTCGCCAGTGAAAGCCGCTGCTATAGAAATTTATCAATCAAAATTACAAGCAAAATCTCGCCCTGAACCTTTACCTTGTGCAACAGGTAAAACTGATGAAAATGGAACTAAGAGAATTAACCGTGAAGAATTACAGCGATGTAATTCTGAAAATCCAAGTTCTGTTAAATCACCACAATTATTAGTAATTGCCCGTGAAAATCAAGATTGGGCATTTGCCAGAACTGAGGAATATAGCGGCGTTTATGGTTATGGTATTGATGCAGGTTGGCAAGATGGTAAGCCAGAATCACGCGGGGTCATTTTCTCAGATAGGCAGTTGTATCAACCAAGTGAAAAAGCTTGGTTTACTGGTTTTGCTGACTATTTACAAAATGGGGCAATTCAGCAAGATAAAAATACTGTTTATGAATTAACTCTGGTAAATCCTGATGGACAAAAGACCAGCTTAGGTACGCAAACAACAAATGAATTTGGTACATTTTCTCTAGAACTACCAATCAAGACCACTCAGCGTTTAGGCTATTATTCAATTCAGGCTAAGGGGAAGAACAAACATGAAATTTCTGGGGAATTTCGGGTAGCTGAGTTTAAGCCACCCAATTTTCAAGTCGAACTCAACTTGAATAAAGAATTTGCATATATTGGCGATCAAGTTGATATTCAATCTACAAGTAATTATTTATTTGGTGCGGCTGTAGAAGCAGGCGAAGCGAAATATTTTATCACTCGCCAGCAAGCTAATTTTATCCCCAAAGGTTGGGAAGAATTTACTTTTGGTCGGCAATGGTTATGGCCGGAAGAAATACCTACTATATCTAGTGATATATTACAAACTAATGCTCAATTAGATGCTAATGGTAAAAGTAGTCAAAGAGTAATTGTGGCTGATGATTTACCATATGCGATGACTTATCGGGTAGATGTGCAAGTTGCAGATGTTTCTAATTTGTCTGTAGCAAATTCTAAAATTTTTACAGCGTTACCAAGTAATCGCCTAATTGGGTTAAAAAGTAATTTCATTGCTGATGCTGGTAAAGCTTTCCCTGTTGAAGTGATTGTTACTGACCCTACAGGAAAACTAATCACAGGTCAACGAGTGCGGCTAGAGTTACAACAGATAAAATACAGCAGTGTCACCCAGTTAGTGGAAGGTAGCCAAACGCCAAAAAATCAAGTCGAATATAAAACAGTTGCACAAACAGAAATTACATCTGCTAACAGTCCGCAATCGGTAAATTTGACGCCAGCGGAATCTGGTTCATATCGAATTAGAGTTAATTTTAGCGATGCCAAAAGTGAATTAACTGCCACAGATTTACAAATTTGGGCAACTGGAGGTAATTCAGTATTTTGGGGTGCGAGAGAAAAAGATGTCTTAGAAGTTAAGCTAGATAAAAAAGAGTTTAAACCAGGAGAAACCGCTACTGTACTAATTCAATCTCCCTATGCAGATGCAGAATTATACTTTGCCGTAATTAAAGACAAACCTCTTTATCAACAGATTACCAAAGTTGAGGGAGGCGCACCACAAATTCAGTTTCAAGTTACGCCAGAAATGTTACCTAATGCAGCCGTCGAAGCTGTATTAATCAGACAAGGTAAACCTCTCAACGAAGTGGAAGTAGGAAGTTTAGATAACTTAGTCAAGATTGGTTTTACACCTTTTAAAGTTAACTTGGAAGATAAGTATTTAAAACTGCAAGTTAAGCCATTGCAACCATCACTAGAACCTGGTGCAGAGTCAACAATACAGCTAGAATTGAAAGATCATCAAGGAAATCCCACCAAAGGACAGTTTACAGTCATGGTGGTAAATGAGGCGGTGTTACAACTTTCTGGCTATCGTCCGCCGAATTTGGTGGATACAGTTTATGCAGAACAGCCAATATCTACCCGCTTTAGCGATAACCGTCCAGATGTGATATTACAGCCACAAGATATAGCTAAACCCAAAGGTTGGGGTTATGGCGGTGGTTTATCAACTGGTGCAGCAAATACGCGTGTCCGCACCGATTTTCAAGCTTTAGCTTACTACAACGGTTCTGTTCTCACCGATGCTAACGGTAATGCACAGATAACCTTTAAATTACCGGATGACTTAACCACATGGCGAGTGATGGCTGTCGCTACCGATGGAAATCTGCGTTTTGGTAATGGCGAGGCGACGTTTATCACTACTAAGCCACTGCTAACTAATGCCATCTTGCCACAGTTTGTCCGTCTGGGCGATCGCCTCCTTGCTGGTTTATCCGTCACCAACAACACTGGAAATACAGAAAATCTCTCAATTAATGGCGAACTTAGCGGTACAGTTAAGTTTGCTGAAAAAAATCCTACGGCTACTAGTTTGCAAACCAAAGCTGAATCTGCAACCCACGCTTATCGCTTTCCAATGGTAGCGGATAGTGTAGGAGTCGGTAAAGTTCGCTTTACCACTCAGCTAAATAATACAGCCGCAGATGCTTTTGAAGTTCCTTTGGAAGTTAAGCCAATTGAAATTACAGAAAAAGTTGTGGAAACTGGTGTAACTGCAAAACAAGTAAAAATTCCCCTGAATGTTGATAAAAATAACTTTCCGGAAGCGGGAGGTTTAGATATTCAGTTGGCGAGTACTTTAATTCCAGAAATTAAAGCACCAGCAAAGCAGGTTTTATCAGATAATGATTTACCATTTACAGAACCGGTTGCAAGTCAATTAATGATTGCTGCTAATCTGGAAAAATGGGGACTGGGGACTGGTGACTGGGGACACTTCGGCAAGCTCAGTGCATCGCTGGGGACTGGGAAAACTTCTCAATCTCCTGTTTCAGATTTTAATATTAGTCAACACGCAAATCAAGCAATTGAACAATTGCAAAAACTCCAAATAGCTGATGGTGGTTTTGCCGCTTTTCCAGGACAAGAAAAATCTGATCCTTGGGTTTCTTCCTATGCGGGTGAATCTTTAATTAAAGCAAGTCAAGCGTTCCCTAATTTAGTTGATTCTGCAATGCTGTCTCGCCTTAAAGCTTATTTGCAAAAAGTTCTGGCGAACCCCGGAGAATATGATTTTTGCAAACAGCAACTATGTAAAAGACAACTGCAACTTCATGCTTTAATAGCTTTAGCAGAACTGGGAGATAAACGTAATACTTTCCTTGCAGATATTTATGAACAACGCAACAACTTTGATTTAGTAACTCAAATTAAATTGGCGCGATACTTATCTCAATTTTCAGAATGGCAAGATGAATCTCAACAATTAATCAACAAACTGCAACAGAACATATATGAAACTGGTCGGACAGCAGTTGTCAGTTTACCCAGCAGTTGGGGATGGATGAGTTCATCTACCACAGCCCAAGCGCAAGCTTTACGATTATTTATTGCCAAACAAAGTAAACCGGAAGTCATAGATAAGTTATGCCAAAGTCTTCTCGCACTGCGACGGGATGGGACATGGCAAACTAACTATAACAATGCCCAAGCATTAACAGCTTTAGTAGAATATAGTCAACTGCAACCCACACCACCTAATTTTGTTGCTACAGTACAGTTAGCTGGTAAAAAGTTAGGAGAAAATCGCTTTAATGGCTATAAAAATCCTAGCCTACAGCTAAATGTGCCCATAAATAAATTACCCCGTGGTCGTCATGATTTAACGCTACAAAAATCAGGTAATGGCACCTTGCACTATCTGGTTGCTTATAATTATCGCTTGCAAGGAAATCAACCAGGACGATTTAATGGATTACGCATAACACGACAAATTAGTCAAGTAAATGAAGACAAGACTTTACAAAAAACAGGTCTTTACGCCCTCGATAAACCCTTGACTTTAGCCCCCGGACAAGTGTTTGATATTGGTTTAGAAATCATCAGCGATCGCGCAGTAGATCATGTAGTAATTAAAGATCCACTACCAGCAGGTTTTGAGGCGGTTGATGCAAGTTTTCAAACTACCACAGCAGCATTACAAGCAAAAGCCGATAGTTGGGAACTTGGCTTTAGGAATGTGTACCGCGATCGCATTATCGCCTATGCCGACCACTTAGAACCAGGAGTATATAGCCTGCATTATTTGGTACGTTCTGTTACTCTCGGTACATTTTCCTGGCCTGGTGCTGAAGTTCACCTGCAATATGCACCAGAAGAATTCGGACGTACTGCTGAATCTACACTAATAGTGCAGGAAAGTAAATAG
- the pbpC gene encoding penicillin-binding protein 1C, whose translation MKLILRSLTKIKQTSKVILAVLLICLVIRLLPYFAPIRAADIAQNQLAMQFSDRNNLPLGTLLTHDQEHTSVVPLNQVSPQFIHAILAAEDSSFYHHGALDMKAVVRAIKQAIHAKRIVSGASTITMQLARMLEPVPRGFSGKLSEIWLSWRLAAGMNKDEIFCAYINRLPMGGNIYGVEAAARTYFSIPASELNLAQASLLAAIPNNPTYFNPYEHWERLKQRQKYVLNRMVQEEYISEAIADRTSAEKVVFQSRQPGIIAAPHFLFWLANQIPATSADNVIRTTINRPLQQFVEAQVQQVISSLAANNVHDAAALVIDNRTGEVLAYVGSPDYFNQAKLGRNDGVQALRQPGSTLKPFVYELALGKNLIRPNTILADVPAHYAIPGAKLYSPTDYTESFLGPVRVRIALANSLNVPAVRVLEKVGVQTFLEHLHQLGFEHLNQTPEYYGLGLTLGSGEVSLWELARAYLTIARQGNATPLVTTFTNSPLENPKSKIQNSMTIWQLITNILSDSHARATAFGVDSILNLPFPVAVKTGTSSNFRDTWTVGFTTDYTVATWVGNFNGEPMRQVSGVTGAAPLWNRIMLHLHEHQEPAAFPPPEGLVELPICAISGLRPTPDCTSVVQEYFYPEDKTNYEAQSQFNLPPEYDEWLAKQQQLNFAASNLRILSPHHGDLFLLYPGEETKQKLEFKLVGNKSAPVEWWLNGEKLNTQSANSLFWYLRPGNWTLAARSGEMSDKISFQVKLASVKPTRRGFSISKSKPMMPSIMR comes from the coding sequence ATGAAATTAATTTTGCGATCGCTAACCAAAATTAAGCAGACTAGTAAAGTTATCCTCGCGGTGCTGCTAATATGCCTAGTGATCCGCTTGTTACCTTATTTTGCACCCATTCGTGCCGCAGATATTGCCCAAAATCAACTAGCAATGCAGTTTAGCGATCGCAATAATTTACCATTAGGAACGTTGCTGACTCATGACCAAGAGCATACATCAGTAGTACCACTAAATCAAGTTTCGCCCCAGTTTATCCATGCTATTTTAGCCGCCGAAGATAGTAGCTTTTACCATCACGGGGCGTTGGATATGAAAGCTGTTGTCCGCGCCATCAAACAAGCCATCCACGCCAAAAGAATTGTTTCCGGCGCTTCCACAATTACCATGCAGTTAGCGCGGATGTTAGAACCCGTCCCTCGCGGCTTTTCTGGTAAACTCAGCGAGATTTGGCTATCTTGGCGGTTAGCAGCAGGAATGAACAAAGATGAAATCTTTTGTGCATACATCAATCGGCTGCCAATGGGAGGGAATATATATGGTGTAGAAGCAGCCGCCCGTACTTATTTTTCCATACCAGCGAGTGAATTGAATCTTGCCCAAGCTAGTTTGTTAGCTGCTATTCCCAATAATCCCACCTACTTTAACCCTTACGAACATTGGGAACGGCTGAAGCAACGGCAAAAATACGTCCTCAATCGTATGGTACAGGAAGAATATATAAGTGAGGCCATTGCAGACCGAACATCTGCTGAAAAAGTTGTCTTTCAGTCTCGCCAGCCAGGAATTATCGCCGCACCACACTTTTTGTTTTGGCTAGCCAATCAGATTCCTGCAACTTCTGCTGATAACGTGATCCGCACAACCATAAATCGTCCTTTGCAGCAATTTGTCGAAGCACAGGTACAGCAAGTAATTTCTTCTCTCGCCGCCAACAATGTCCATGATGCAGCTGCATTGGTGATTGACAACCGCACTGGTGAAGTTTTAGCTTATGTCGGTTCACCTGATTACTTTAATCAAGCCAAACTAGGACGCAATGATGGAGTACAGGCGCTACGTCAACCAGGATCTACTCTCAAGCCTTTTGTGTATGAATTAGCTTTAGGAAAAAATTTAATTCGTCCAAATACGATTTTAGCAGATGTACCAGCCCATTACGCCATTCCCGGTGCGAAACTTTATAGTCCGACAGATTACACCGAAAGCTTTCTAGGCCCAGTGCGGGTGCGAATCGCTTTGGCAAATTCTTTGAATGTACCAGCAGTGCGGGTGTTAGAAAAGGTGGGGGTGCAGACTTTCCTAGAACATCTGCATCAACTGGGGTTTGAACACCTCAATCAAACCCCAGAATATTATGGTTTGGGTTTAACTCTTGGTAGTGGTGAAGTGAGTTTATGGGAACTAGCTAGAGCTTACCTGACCATAGCACGACAAGGAAATGCTACCCCTCTAGTAACCACATTTACCAATTCCCCACTCGAAAATCCCAAATCTAAAATCCAAAATTCGATGACAATTTGGCAATTAATCACCAACATCCTCAGTGACAGCCATGCTCGTGCCACAGCCTTTGGTGTAGACTCAATATTAAATTTACCCTTTCCTGTTGCTGTTAAAACTGGCACCTCTTCCAATTTTCGTGATACTTGGACAGTCGGCTTTACCACTGATTACACCGTCGCTACCTGGGTAGGCAATTTCAACGGTGAACCGATGCGCCAAGTTTCCGGTGTTACAGGCGCAGCACCTTTGTGGAATCGGATTATGTTACATCTGCACGAACATCAAGAACCAGCAGCTTTTCCGCCTCCAGAAGGTTTAGTAGAACTACCGATTTGTGCTATTTCAGGGTTAAGACCAACACCAGATTGTACCTCAGTGGTGCAAGAATATTTCTATCCAGAAGATAAAACTAACTACGAAGCTCAAAGTCAGTTCAATTTGCCACCAGAGTATGATGAATGGTTGGCAAAACAACAGCAATTAAATTTTGCTGCTAGCAATTTGAGAATTTTATCTCCTCATCATGGCGATTTATTCTTACTATATCCCGGTGAAGAGACAAAACAAAAGTTGGAATTTAAGCTAGTGGGAAATAAATCTGCACCTGTAGAGTGGTGGTTGAATGGTGAAAAGCTGAATACACAGTCAGCTAATTCTTTATTTTGGTATCTGCGTCCTGGTAACTGGACTTTGGCAGCGAGAAGTGGTGAAATGAGCGACAAGATAAGTTTTCAGGTGAAATTGGCAAGTGTTAAACCCACACGTCGGGGTTTTTCTATTTCCAAATCAAAGCCAATGATGCCTTCAATTATGAGGTAG